From Microcoleus sp. bin38.metabat.b11b12b14.051, one genomic window encodes:
- the nrdJ gene encoding ribonucleoside-triphosphate reductase, adenosylcobalamin-dependent, producing MVRELERSSASEKRNLSDFPETAPAANPVFFRTYSRRTETGRETWAEVCDRTVKGLQKLGNLTSEETQLLHRMQNELKTLASGRWLWVGGSKWIEQPENFSGAYNCSSTNILDWRAFGLLMDLAMMGCGTGAVLEPKYIDRLPPIRNRLTVTVQGAIGSTPAASRRQETEVKIDEKTATIYVGDSRQGWVKSYQTLLELSTDERFAGEAEIFIDLSDVRPVGEPLKGFGGVANPVKLPELYQRCAAILNKAQGRQLNSVECCVLIDEAAVTIVAGNIRRCIAYGTKVSAISGMKPIQDIQVGELVLTSSGEYRPVVNKFIQGTQDVVEIRTPVTSIRCTANHRVAVYDGLRSYTWKYAGELQKGDRLISVPHNKGADCASTDYAWLVGFYIGDGYANRRKTGQSEVVFAFSKSRLEGKLGEKCLRILRNLGYTPTVACGSKGNCGFIKVYRKDLAEELLKYKQPWGVPVIPEIIWKGTPEIRAAFIAGLSDADGTPSRNVLVNSSKLEFLREVQKLALSLGIATTLYEREPKTLKGRDKIYDGCHCIHIRGLQSQAVAVALINQFAVRDDFTLKLAKKNGLTLPYQFAKELAATGWKPETICRADVLWSDAKGRPGYFRDANFDTLLAEDLVNPHWLPIEVLFVAPAGEAETFDIEVEGDHEFIADGLLVHNSAGMRQFESGDELGANAKNNLWQQDESGNWRIDPERDALRMANHTRVFHTKPTLEECIDAVRKQYYSGEGAIQWAGEAVARSNVDLLSTPSLKVEFLKAYNEGKAKDWLQKCYPKLTDEELDHRLVRVGLNPCGEIIGSNFFCNLSEIHLNQIDPYNFKEQEEAFKAGALSVAVLLNHKFLEPRYQYSRELDPIVGVSFTGLFDFFVHAFGVEWLRWWVEGRPQTPQGIAFKQREEEYLTGWREIVNRVVWDYCDRHSLKRPNRCTTVQPSGTKSLLTGASPGWHPPKAQRFIRRITFRKNDPVALACIDYGYNVIPSQSDKDENGNLLNNPFDERCTEWLVEIPVAVSWADLPGADEIDINKFSAAAQMDFYMQVQKFYVRHNTSATIELRENEVESLGTRIYEAIRDDEGYISAALLARFDALETFPRLPFEPINKETYTKMVAEALSRRETEVFHIALRRYDMGEMMDSGPAGCDSDKCLMPETK from the coding sequence ATGGTTCGAGAATTAGAGCGATCGAGTGCCAGCGAAAAACGCAACCTGTCCGATTTTCCCGAAACAGCACCCGCAGCCAATCCAGTATTTTTCAGGACTTACAGCCGCCGTACCGAGACAGGGCGGGAGACTTGGGCCGAAGTGTGCGATCGAACCGTCAAGGGTTTACAGAAGCTGGGAAACCTCACCTCCGAAGAAACACAACTGCTGCACCGGATGCAAAACGAGCTCAAAACCCTCGCTTCAGGGCGCTGGCTGTGGGTAGGTGGCAGCAAATGGATCGAACAGCCAGAGAACTTTTCCGGCGCTTATAACTGTTCCTCAACCAACATTCTTGACTGGCGCGCCTTTGGCTTGTTGATGGATTTGGCAATGATGGGCTGCGGCACCGGTGCAGTCTTGGAACCAAAATATATCGATCGACTGCCGCCCATTCGCAACCGCTTAACCGTAACAGTGCAAGGTGCGATCGGCTCAACACCCGCTGCATCCCGCCGCCAAGAAACCGAAGTAAAAATAGACGAAAAAACCGCCACTATCTATGTCGGAGATTCCCGCCAAGGCTGGGTAAAATCCTATCAAACTCTGCTGGAATTATCCACAGATGAAAGATTTGCAGGAGAAGCTGAAATCTTCATCGACTTAAGCGACGTTCGCCCGGTAGGAGAACCTTTAAAAGGCTTTGGCGGAGTCGCAAATCCGGTGAAATTGCCGGAACTTTATCAGCGGTGTGCGGCAATTTTAAATAAGGCTCAAGGGCGGCAGTTAAATTCAGTTGAATGTTGTGTATTGATTGACGAAGCTGCGGTCACAATCGTGGCGGGCAACATACGCAGATGTATCGCTTACGGGACAAAGGTTTCAGCGATTTCTGGCATGAAGCCGATCCAAGATATTCAGGTTGGGGAGTTGGTGTTAACTTCATCCGGTGAATATCGTCCTGTTGTTAATAAATTTATCCAAGGTACTCAGGATGTTGTAGAAATCCGTACCCCAGTGACTTCGATTCGCTGTACTGCTAATCATCGCGTTGCTGTCTATGACGGACTGCGGTCTTACACTTGGAAATATGCAGGCGAATTGCAAAAGGGCGATCGTCTCATATCCGTCCCTCATAATAAAGGTGCTGATTGTGCTAGCACTGATTATGCTTGGCTGGTAGGCTTTTATATTGGAGATGGCTATGCCAATCGGCGAAAAACTGGACAGTCTGAAGTTGTCTTTGCTTTTTCTAAATCCCGACTTGAGGGAAAACTAGGTGAAAAATGCCTTCGTATCCTCCGCAATCTAGGATATACTCCTACTGTTGCTTGTGGGAGCAAGGGAAATTGTGGCTTCATCAAGGTTTATCGGAAAGATCTAGCTGAAGAACTTTTAAAATACAAACAGCCTTGGGGAGTTCCAGTAATTCCAGAAATAATTTGGAAAGGTACTCCTGAAATTAGAGCTGCTTTTATCGCAGGATTGAGCGATGCAGATGGCACTCCTTCCCGAAATGTTTTGGTCAACTCTAGCAAGTTAGAGTTTTTACGAGAAGTGCAAAAGCTAGCTCTCTCGTTAGGAATTGCTACTACCTTGTACGAGCGCGAACCTAAAACTTTGAAAGGTAGAGACAAAATCTATGACGGTTGCCACTGCATTCACATTCGAGGTTTGCAATCCCAAGCTGTAGCTGTAGCTTTAATTAATCAGTTTGCAGTGCGGGATGATTTCACGCTCAAGTTAGCTAAAAAGAATGGGCTGACTTTACCCTATCAATTTGCTAAAGAGTTAGCAGCAACAGGATGGAAACCTGAAACTATTTGTAGGGCTGATGTACTCTGGAGCGATGCCAAAGGGAGACCGGGATATTTCCGAGATGCTAACTTTGACACTCTTTTAGCTGAAGACTTAGTAAATCCTCACTGGTTGCCAATAGAAGTTCTGTTTGTAGCACCGGCGGGTGAAGCTGAAACTTTCGATATTGAAGTCGAAGGTGATCACGAATTTATTGCTGATGGCTTGCTAGTGCACAACAGCGCCGGAATGCGTCAGTTTGAATCTGGTGATGAACTAGGAGCAAATGCTAAAAACAATTTGTGGCAACAAGATGAAAGTGGCAACTGGAGAATCGATCCAGAACGCGATGCCCTTCGTATGGCAAATCATACGCGAGTTTTTCATACCAAACCTACACTAGAAGAATGTATTGATGCCGTCCGCAAACAGTATTATTCGGGCGAAGGTGCGATTCAATGGGCCGGCGAAGCTGTAGCTCGATCGAACGTTGACTTACTTTCTACACCTAGTCTTAAAGTTGAGTTCTTGAAAGCTTACAACGAAGGAAAAGCTAAAGATTGGTTACAGAAATGCTATCCAAAACTGACTGATGAAGAATTAGATCATCGGTTAGTTCGTGTAGGTTTAAACCCCTGTGGTGAAATAATCGGCTCGAATTTTTTCTGCAATTTGTCTGAGATCCACCTCAATCAAATTGACCCTTACAATTTCAAAGAACAAGAGGAAGCTTTCAAAGCAGGAGCTCTATCTGTTGCGGTACTTCTCAATCACAAATTTCTCGAACCCCGCTACCAATACAGCCGCGAATTAGACCCGATTGTCGGCGTATCTTTTACTGGATTGTTCGATTTCTTCGTTCACGCTTTCGGTGTTGAGTGGCTGCGCTGGTGGGTAGAAGGCCGCCCGCAAACTCCCCAGGGAATTGCGTTTAAACAGCGGGAAGAAGAGTATTTGACTGGTTGGCGGGAGATTGTGAATCGGGTAGTATGGGATTATTGCGATCGCCATTCCTTGAAACGCCCCAATCGCTGCACAACCGTGCAACCATCCGGCACCAAATCTCTGCTCACAGGCGCTTCTCCGGGGTGGCATCCGCCCAAAGCCCAGCGTTTTATTCGCCGAATCACTTTCCGCAAGAACGACCCCGTAGCCCTCGCCTGCATCGACTACGGATACAACGTGATTCCGTCGCAATCTGACAAAGATGAAAACGGCAATTTGCTCAACAATCCTTTCGATGAACGCTGCACGGAATGGCTGGTAGAAATACCAGTTGCTGTAAGTTGGGCTGACTTACCCGGTGCTGATGAAATTGACATTAACAAGTTCTCGGCGGCCGCGCAAATGGACTTTTATATGCAAGTGCAAAAGTTCTATGTCAGACACAACACTTCAGCCACAATTGAACTGCGGGAAAATGAAGTTGAAAGCTTGGGAACTCGGATTTACGAAGCGATTCGCGATGACGAAGGCTATATTTCCGCAGCCCTGTTAGCCCGGTTTGATGCTCTCGAAACTTTCCCGCGTTTGCCCTTTGAACCGATAAATAAGGAAACTTACACCAAAATGGTTGCAGAGGCTTTATCGCGTCGCGAAACAGAGGTTTTCCACATAGCTTTAAGGCGTTATGACATGGGTGAAATGATGGATTCCGGGCCTGCGGGCTGCGATTCTGATAAGTGTTTGATGCCTGAGACTAAGTAG
- a CDS encoding DUF4394 domain-containing protein, whose translation MYTVAAGAGATYVNNFAGATSTTLFVIDSNSDVLVRQDPPNNGVLNTIGSLGIDASTVLGFDIRSVGGNETALAAIDVGGVSSLYNINLTTGRASIVGQIGDGRSIKGLALTLI comes from the coding sequence GTGTACACCGTAGCCGCCGGCGCGGGGGCTACCTATGTGAATAACTTTGCCGGGGCGACTTCGACAACGCTGTTTGTAATTGACAGCAATTCGGATGTTTTGGTGCGGCAAGATCCGCCGAATAATGGAGTGTTGAATACGATCGGATCTTTGGGAATTGACGCTTCTACCGTCCTTGGCTTTGATATCAGGAGTGTTGGCGGCAACGAAACGGCTTTGGCTGCGATCGATGTTGGCGGAGTTTCGAGCCTGTACAATATTAATCTGACGACTGGTCGGGCTTCGATCGTCGGTCAAATTGGCGACGGGCGATCGATTAAAGGTTTGGCACTGACTTTGATTTAA
- a CDS encoding sigma-70 family RNA polymerase sigma factor encodes MKDFRVKKDERDDTDFWQLWLQHQDYLYKRCLSWMKGNHEQAEEALSRARIKAWEKWLEVASKVTNPKAWLTKLTHNLCMDMHRERVKAAIRIDRFEKIAATEDSSVFASMTSPEAIIINRELDACIRNAVDALPTKLRTAFLLRCYQEMPYQEIAKQLAISNDSARKRVQQARIILQKKLHSYVLGLDNSQLQEPTCSSETEVRKIDTKPGFSIVKNNKKQVSCDKLPTTKILINTRCTSGLINYKITAICLEKLPHIWYSSSSFLD; translated from the coding sequence GTGAAAGATTTTCGGGTTAAGAAGGATGAGAGGGATGACACCGACTTTTGGCAGTTGTGGTTGCAGCATCAAGACTATCTCTATAAGCGCTGCCTGAGTTGGATGAAAGGCAATCACGAGCAAGCTGAAGAAGCGCTCAGTCGAGCCAGAATCAAAGCTTGGGAAAAATGGCTTGAAGTTGCAAGTAAAGTTACTAATCCCAAAGCGTGGCTGACTAAACTAACTCACAACCTCTGCATGGATATGCACCGAGAACGTGTTAAAGCAGCCATAAGAATCGATAGATTTGAAAAAATTGCTGCTACAGAAGACTCGTCTGTTTTTGCTAGCATGACATCTCCAGAAGCAATAATTATAAACCGTGAATTGGATGCTTGCATCCGCAATGCTGTGGATGCTTTACCAACAAAACTCCGTACTGCTTTTCTCCTGCGCTGCTACCAAGAAATGCCGTACCAAGAAATTGCCAAACAACTGGCAATCTCCAACGACAGCGCGCGAAAAAGGGTGCAACAAGCACGAATAATTCTGCAAAAAAAGTTGCACAGCTATGTTTTAGGCTTAGATAACTCCCAATTGCAAGAACCAACTTGTTCGAGCGAAACGGAAGTAAGAAAAATAGATACAAAACCTGGATTTTCTATTGTAAAAAACAATAAAAAACAGGTTAGTTGCGACAAATTGCCAACTACAAAAATATTGATAAATACAAGGTGTACTTCAGGATTAATTAATTACAAAATTACTGCAATATGTCTGGAAAAACTCCCGCATATATGGTACAGCTCGTCCAGCTTTCTGGATTAG
- a CDS encoding tetratricopeptide repeat protein, protein MSGKTPAYMVQLVQLSGLEMNAYLVLEEKPNRQEQKLKTLSNYVQQYPSGWKKRLELADRLYSSGQWQQAVQEYRQVLVRQPRLMDVCLQLGKILHLMGNNTEAIAAYQNALPLSHHISTQQHINGLIEACRDRPFTAVQLFSCAASAEPDNPAHWYALAQVHLDAESPVAALRAFEAVLSLNPDDAVALSQSCPLLLVSGNFQEAERRLERTIELAPNDCRAIELLATYRCHRGLISGDEGKHTKQLIKAALALTPNSASAHQVLSFYHLCRGERDKAIALLLEFTQAHPKSPNGWYHYARCLFHTSNSQAAADAILKAYALYQKDSEIYRALCEILPAAGRLEEFRINSPDASFNKGGQEHQPIETTSPSLIEEMLERFPHRWSIWVTAGRVLVETFKDCDRGCVLSAKGPQLQPDLADAWFRHGRVLALAGRHQEAVEVMLRGWECLSEGGYVRSLPAVAWLAESYRELGEEAKSRRWWEAALHLAKTLKEFNPVTADYWQGKVLLALGDRSGAKQAYRKALSEQLFYPARSEVKDVLKHL, encoded by the coding sequence ATGTCTGGAAAAACTCCCGCATATATGGTACAGCTCGTCCAGCTTTCTGGATTAGAAATGAATGCTTACCTCGTTTTAGAAGAGAAGCCTAACCGACAAGAACAGAAACTGAAAACCTTAAGCAATTACGTGCAGCAGTATCCTTCGGGATGGAAGAAACGTTTAGAATTAGCCGATCGCCTTTACAGTTCGGGACAGTGGCAACAAGCCGTTCAGGAATACCGCCAAGTGCTCGTTCGCCAGCCCCGTTTGATGGATGTGTGTCTGCAACTGGGGAAAATTTTGCATCTCATGGGAAACAATACAGAGGCGATCGCAGCTTATCAAAATGCTTTGCCGTTGTCGCACCATATTTCAACTCAACAGCATATCAATGGCTTAATTGAAGCTTGTCGCGATCGCCCTTTCACAGCCGTTCAACTCTTCTCCTGTGCCGCCTCCGCAGAACCCGACAACCCCGCCCACTGGTACGCCCTAGCGCAGGTTCACTTGGATGCAGAATCCCCTGTGGCAGCGCTGCGTGCCTTTGAAGCCGTCTTATCCCTCAACCCAGATGATGCTGTTGCTTTAAGCCAGAGTTGCCCTCTGTTGTTAGTTAGCGGCAACTTTCAAGAAGCCGAGAGGCGTTTGGAAAGAACGATCGAATTAGCTCCCAATGATTGTCGCGCGATCGAATTGCTAGCGACTTATCGCTGCCACCGAGGGTTAATTTCCGGCGATGAGGGCAAACACACCAAGCAATTGATAAAAGCTGCCTTAGCTTTGACTCCTAATTCTGCCAGCGCTCATCAGGTTTTGTCATTTTACCATCTGTGCCGGGGCGAGCGGGACAAAGCAATTGCACTGTTGCTCGAGTTTACGCAGGCACACCCCAAAAGTCCTAATGGCTGGTATCACTATGCCCGGTGTCTCTTCCACACTAGCAATTCCCAGGCAGCAGCCGATGCAATTTTGAAAGCTTATGCGCTGTATCAGAAAGACAGTGAAATCTATCGCGCACTGTGCGAGATTTTGCCTGCTGCCGGCAGATTGGAGGAATTTCGCATCAATTCCCCCGATGCCTCCTTCAACAAGGGGGGGCAAGAACATCAACCGATCGAAACTACTTCCCCTTCCCTCATAGAAGAAATGCTAGAACGCTTTCCCCATCGGTGGAGTATTTGGGTGACAGCAGGGAGGGTATTGGTGGAAACATTTAAGGATTGCGATCGCGGTTGCGTACTTTCTGCCAAGGGGCCGCAACTTCAGCCGGATCTAGCCGACGCTTGGTTTCGACACGGGCGGGTGTTGGCTTTAGCGGGGAGACACCAAGAAGCAGTTGAAGTGATGCTGCGGGGGTGGGAATGCTTGTCAGAAGGGGGTTACGTGCGATCGCTCCCTGCGGTGGCATGGCTGGCAGAAAGTTATCGGGAATTGGGAGAAGAGGCAAAAAGTCGGCGATGGTGGGAAGCAGCCTTGCATCTGGCCAAAACATTAAAGGAGTTTAACCCGGTGACGGCTGATTACTGGCAAGGGAAAGTATTGCTGGCATTGGGCGATCGATCGGGTGCCAAACAAGCTTACCGCAAGGCACTGTCCGAGCAATTGTTTTACCCCGCACGTTCTGAAGTTAAAGACGTTTTAAAACATTTGTGA
- a CDS encoding carboxylesterase, whose protein sequence is MSSVTLHSRKPQPPTEPDYSYISPTYQTSIAGSHQQGNYIKSYVPDTPYRDPKTNNFKAVVYLHGFSLGIPALYETHLEHLVKQGYFVFFPDYQKDSYKDEGQCQIEHEIELISAVVESLHSSPKDWIKAAIKSTSGAFDRVTIPQTQPAQKLSDANIDVYFFGHSMGGLFALSWPYYLSQEQQKLMPLQVVAADPVPDSLSNLPAFVRDLLDRYFKGSPFVKNPMKIEDTGKSLTVPVAILHGKQDTIVSPCSWKHPFEAIASKHKKIYFSNSDDTGNPSLSANHNQSVTDTKALLPDFLAKALGGAKSQADDLNWRYIWFALDRAIQGTAVDTLQFDMGKWSNNTPVKPIDESWPKKCESLEATTASLRQSSVIS, encoded by the coding sequence ATGTCCAGCGTAACTTTACATTCTCGCAAGCCTCAGCCACCAACAGAACCTGATTATTCTTACATTTCACCAACCTATCAAACTTCGATCGCGGGAAGCCACCAGCAGGGTAATTACATTAAATCCTACGTACCTGACACGCCCTACCGCGATCCCAAAACCAATAATTTTAAAGCTGTAGTTTACCTGCACGGGTTTTCTTTAGGTATACCAGCTCTTTACGAAACCCACTTAGAACATCTCGTAAAACAAGGATATTTTGTCTTTTTCCCAGATTATCAAAAAGACAGTTATAAAGACGAGGGTCAATGTCAAATTGAACATGAGATTGAACTGATATCGGCGGTAGTAGAAAGCTTGCATTCCAGTCCCAAAGATTGGATAAAAGCTGCTATAAAGAGTACCTCAGGCGCATTCGATCGCGTAACAATACCGCAAACTCAGCCAGCGCAAAAGCTGAGCGATGCCAATATAGATGTTTATTTTTTCGGTCATTCTATGGGAGGTTTGTTCGCTCTTAGCTGGCCTTACTACCTTTCTCAAGAGCAACAAAAACTGATGCCGCTGCAAGTGGTTGCCGCCGATCCAGTACCAGATTCTCTATCCAATCTTCCGGCTTTTGTTCGAGACTTGCTCGATCGATATTTTAAGGGTTCTCCCTTTGTCAAAAACCCGATGAAGATTGAAGATACTGGCAAAAGCTTAACCGTGCCCGTGGCAATCCTTCACGGAAAGCAAGATACGATCGTCTCTCCATGTTCTTGGAAACATCCTTTTGAGGCAATAGCCAGCAAACATAAGAAAATTTACTTTTCTAACAGCGATGATACTGGCAACCCGAGTTTATCTGCGAATCACAATCAATCTGTAACCGATACGAAAGCTTTGTTGCCTGACTTTTTGGCTAAAGCATTAGGAGGTGCTAAGTCCCAAGCGGACGACTTGAACTGGCGTTATATATGGTTTGCGCTCGATCGAGCGATCCAAGGTACAGCAGTTGATACCTTGCAGTTCGATATGGGAAAATGGTCAAATAATACACCTGTCAAGCCGATAGATGAGTCTTGGCCTAAAAAATGTGAAAGCTTAGAAGCTACCACCGCGTCTTTAAGACAGTCATCAGTGATAAGTTAA
- a CDS encoding ABC transporter permease produces MTSVKVNRNGRILSYIFGNETFSYVVKRLLQALLTLFLASALCFAIIELAPGNYLDTLSQNPKISPETLKQLEQQFGLDKPAIVQYGLWLKQILTQGNFGTSFVYQRSVASLLWERVPATLLMAIASLLVTWAIALPLGIVAAVNQNRTVDRVLQVVSYTGQGFPSFITALLLLFFAQNTSPLFPVGGMTSIDHADLPWWGQILDYCWHLILPTVALSVTGFAGLQRLMRGQLLDVLRQDYIRTARAKGLPDNRVIYIHALRNAINPLVTLLGFEFASLLSGAFIAEFFFNWPGLGKLTLDAVNNQDLYLVMASLMMGATMLIVGNLFADLLLKAVDPRIKLENLK; encoded by the coding sequence ATGACTTCTGTTAAAGTAAATCGAAATGGGCGAATCTTGAGTTATATATTTGGCAACGAGACATTTAGCTATGTTGTCAAGCGACTGTTGCAAGCACTTTTAACCCTATTTTTAGCATCGGCTCTTTGTTTTGCAATTATTGAACTAGCACCGGGAAATTACTTAGATACTTTAAGCCAAAATCCCAAGATTTCGCCGGAGACACTCAAGCAACTCGAACAGCAATTCGGCTTAGATAAACCAGCGATTGTGCAATATGGGCTGTGGCTGAAACAAATTCTGACACAGGGGAATTTTGGCACGAGTTTTGTGTATCAGCGATCCGTAGCGTCGCTGCTGTGGGAACGGGTACCGGCGACGTTATTGATGGCGATCGCCTCTTTATTGGTAACTTGGGCGATCGCACTGCCTTTGGGAATTGTCGCGGCTGTCAATCAAAACCGTACAGTCGATCGGGTTTTGCAAGTAGTCAGCTACACGGGACAAGGATTTCCCAGCTTTATCACAGCCTTGCTGCTGCTATTTTTTGCTCAGAATACCTCGCCTCTTTTCCCAGTTGGAGGAATGACAAGCATCGATCATGCAGACTTACCTTGGTGGGGTCAAATCCTCGATTACTGCTGGCACTTAATCTTGCCAACAGTCGCCCTCAGCGTTACAGGTTTTGCTGGTTTGCAAAGATTGATGCGCGGACAATTATTAGACGTGCTGCGTCAAGATTATATCCGCACAGCACGGGCTAAAGGTTTGCCGGACAATCGAGTAATTTACATTCACGCTCTGCGGAATGCGATTAATCCCTTAGTGACGCTGTTGGGTTTTGAGTTTGCGAGTTTGTTGAGCGGTGCGTTTATTGCTGAATTTTTCTTTAATTGGCCTGGTTTGGGAAAGCTGACTTTGGATGCGGTGAACAATCAAGACTTGTATTTAGTCATGGCGAGTTTGATGATGGGCGCTACCATGTTGATTGTTGGTAATTTGTTTGCGGATTTGCTGTTGAAGGCGGTCGATCCTCGGATTAAGCTGGAAAATCTTAAATAG
- a CDS encoding adenine phosphoribosyltransferase, with product MDLKSLIRDIPDFPKPGIMFRDITTLLCNPQGLSYTIDTLAEKCSAMSADYVVGMESRGFIFGTPLAYKMGVGFIPVRKPGKLPGEVYFAEYELEYGVDRLEMHKDAMKPGSRVLVVDDLIATGGTAAATVQLLQQAGCELVGFAFVIELQALGGRQKLPDVPIVSLVEY from the coding sequence ATGGATCTCAAATCTCTGATTCGCGACATTCCTGATTTCCCCAAGCCGGGAATTATGTTTCGAGACATTACAACTTTGCTCTGCAACCCCCAAGGACTGAGCTACACTATTGACACTTTAGCCGAAAAATGCTCTGCAATGTCTGCTGACTATGTGGTCGGCATGGAATCGCGGGGCTTCATCTTTGGCACGCCTTTGGCTTATAAAATGGGAGTGGGCTTTATTCCTGTTCGCAAACCGGGGAAACTACCAGGAGAAGTTTATTTTGCTGAGTACGAGTTGGAGTATGGTGTCGATCGACTGGAAATGCACAAAGATGCCATGAAACCCGGCAGCCGGGTGCTGGTTGTGGACGATTTAATCGCCACTGGCGGCACAGCGGCGGCGACGGTTCAGTTGTTGCAGCAAGCGGGCTGCGAACTTGTCGGTTTTGCTTTTGTGATTGAATTGCAGGCTTTGGGCGGGCGGCAGAAATTGCCGGATGTGCCGATCGTCAGCTTGGTTGAATATTAG